Proteins encoded within one genomic window of Oryza brachyantha chromosome 7, ObraRS2, whole genome shotgun sequence:
- the LOC121054881 gene encoding flavonoid O-methyltransferase-like protein Os11g0303600, which yields MAGNQAKTPALPSDTELVQAQAELWRHSLLYLKQMTLKCAIELGIPTAIHNLGGAASLPELNAALSLPPAKQPYLARLMRQLASSGVFTVVDGDAMSGTYGLTPLSSILIDGVRIDGDAHQEAIVLALSSKYYVEAAMGLTDWFRKDHPTPTPPPFEDVHGAVPFEESMARLNPESDELFNQALAAHDHMGIGALLRQCGQVFGGLRSLTDCCGGDGTTARAIAKAFPHVRCTVLDLPQVINKAPPSDGSVTYVAGDMFHSIPRSQAVMLKVVLHFWSDENCVKILAQCKKAIPARTDGGKVIIIDVVIGSSTSGPILETQLLMDMLMLVNFRSKQRDENDWSDIFKKAGFSEYKIVKKLGARCVFEVYP from the exons ATGGCGGGTAACCAAGCCAAGACACCTGCACTCCCCTCCGACACGGAGCTGGTACAAGCACAGGCCGAGCTGTGGCGCCACAGCCTTCTCTACCTCAAGCAAATGACGCTCAAGTGCGCCATCGAGCTGGGCATCCCCACCGCCATCCACAACCTGGGCGGCGCCGCGTCGCTGCCCGAGCTGAACGCCGCGCTCTCCCTTCCTCCGGCCAAGCAGCCGTACCTCGCCCGCCTCATGCGGCAGCTGGCCTCGTCGGGCGTCTTCACCGTCGTCGACGGTGACGCCATGTCCGGCACCTACGGCCTCACTCCTCTGTCCAGCATCCTGATCGACGGCGTGCGcatcgacggcgacgcgcacCAGGAGGCCATCGTGCTCGCACTGTCCTCCAAGTACTACGTCGAGGCGGCCATGGGGCTCACCGACTGGTTCAGGAAGGATCATCCCACGCCgaccccgccgccgttcgaGGACGTCCATGGCGCGGTGCCCTTTGAGGAGAGCATGGCGCGCCTGAACCCGGAGTCCGACGAGTTGTTCAACCAGGCGTTGGCTGCGCACGATCACATGGGGATCGGCGCGCTGCTGCGGCAGTGCGGCCAGGTGTTCGGCGGGCTGCGGTCACTGACGGACtgttgcggcggcgacggcacgacggcgagggccaTCGCCAAGGCCTTCCCTCATGTCAGGTGCACCGTGCTGGATCTTCCACAAGTGATCAACAAGGCCCCTCCTTCCGATGGTTCGGTTACGTATGTCGCTGGTGACATGTTTCATTCCATCCCACGTTCTCAAGCTGTGATGCTCAAG GTTGTTCTGCATTTCTGGAGTGACGAGAATTGCGTGAAAATATTGGCTCAATGCAAGAAGGCCATCCCTGCACGCACAGACGGAGGAAAGGTGATCATCATAGATGTTGTTATTGGCTCTTCTACTTCGGGGCCAATACTGGAAACCCAACTTCTAATGGACATGCTCATGCTGGTGAACTTCAGAAGCAAGCAACGTGATGAGAATGACTGGAGCGACATCTTTAAGAAAGCAGGGTTCAGTGAATATAAGATTGTCAAGAAACTAGGAGCTCGATGTGTCTTCGAGGTCTATCCATAA